The Phyllopteryx taeniolatus isolate TA_2022b chromosome 7, UOR_Ptae_1.2, whole genome shotgun sequence genome has a segment encoding these proteins:
- the LOC133480853 gene encoding LOW QUALITY PROTEIN: actin remodeling regulator NHS-like (The sequence of the model RefSeq protein was modified relative to this genomic sequence to represent the inferred CDS: inserted 2 bases in 1 codon) — protein sequence MPFFKRLVEPRSLCRRRAEAAEGEGEGEGGSPLRDLLTVSHAALARSLRQLSDLAKHACSVFQELEGDLAATGRRLRGLQRKVGRLQETCCRLDPKLEPVPVSDLDTESKLTRHYRAPWHKQRNVLRPATRPPCVEQLHRDTHLGDLHADGHRRRSSSRGRRVTVTFSALPPVPTCPSTPGGAARKARKGARMTAFPSSRPPSPTECCHFSPWNRKAASSASSASPGQRRKALPVPNTPTTLDKQTNWSRALPLPTPEERMKCDSRVVSSCVIAINVTGADFDRDAGARRSLVHSQSLLQRRRKLRRRRTVAGVPGQLRDFALDSDDSPGSRERGVTVHAGSDVSPSDEDLANHLVTRDSGCQTEDFLISGAPSRRRIRAQRGHQGAALCFSRSAGDIAALRDVPDDAFAARLRTRSLPRDGSRARADEDEDEAELSPFNGEEELILKDEEESADERAGSEQLSTTPERGRAERARSRPPRAAHAGSRDVSSGSDTFGSPAHSVSAAGVLGGPVDHKDDHQSSSGNWSGSSSACPSQTSETLAPGTSPLARCDSELSLNAAAHPGDDRPGFTPDPYAGLRTQRAGSFSSTAMDILEEAGAPGEGEWNYSRPDPPRRPRDLSPESNREAESSLGCPSFASTATCESSFSDKPPSEKADTASHYSEDTEGYYTSMHFDCGLKGSRSFTYFYSDHVTLGPRCLSLRKPKAKPCPPRRSSSLRTIRNEEPKFPLFREKNPQPLWSSSSGHIAEELPGAWGAEGSSELPYSGVFSSTDAHSFKDEGVVQADYADLWLLHDLKSSDPYRSLSNSSTATGTTVAECVKWQDSSESQASRSGSGATTPSLTPAEGDFKLAGLASPSSGYSSQSETPTSAFPAAFFPGPLSPSSAKRKPKVPERKSSLASXSRTDAELPVVPSTPTDLSAFRRVGDDRTAIQNHQPITESPNGPSLSVAPAALHAVRLRSTRKEPDPGPDDGGPSAAAFGTRAPLELKSPRSADLRPAVSSDDELVDGELTAESSSPPPDEEAQKDAECSFPPPDEDLCASAPSLEQTPVASPGSDDGNRDSDSAGNPAGNEEEDSAAEENPSKDSTAASDSAMSRPDDESHAEDDGVFPSPAKSRTTDDLFAMIHRSKRKVLGRKDSGELSTRNGPSSSGSPAPAPPSPGAARSPGPAASPSGASPSGPQRAPGPIFRNVKKSSTSNEEFKLLLLKKGSRSESGYRMSAAEILKSPVTPKGQPAGEEAAAEAAEASEGSSPKASASPCSSRTGRARIPPPANSSRYAARARFYSAPMQAISEGEAENSDGSPHDDEPAARPGFA from the exons ccgTGTCTGACCTGGACACGGAGAGCAAGCTGACGCGGCATTACCGGGCTCCCTGGCACAAGCAGAGGAACGTCCTGCGCCCGGCCACGCGCCCGCCATGCGTCGAACAACTGCACCGGGACACCCACCTGGGCGACCTGCACGCAg ATGGTCatcggcggcgctcgtccagccgGGGGCGCCGAGTGACGGTCACCTTCTCGGCCCTGCCGCCCGTGCCCACGTGCCCGTCGACGCCCGGCGGCGCCGCCAGGAAAGCCAGGAAGGGGGCGCGCATGACGGCG TTCCCAAGCTCCCGCCCGCCCTCCCCCACCGAATGTTGCCACTTCTCTCCCTGGAACAGAAAG GCGGCGTCCTCGGCGTCGTCGGCGTCCCCCGGTCAGCGCCGGAAAGCGCTCCCCGTCCCCAACACGCCGACCACCTTGGACAAGCAGACCAACTGGTCGCGAGCGCTGCCGCTGCCGACGCCCGAGGAGAGAATGAAATGCGACTCGCGGGTCGTCTCCTCCTGCGTCATCGCCATTAACGTCACCG GCGCGGACTTCGACAGAGACGCGGGCGCGCGGCGCTCGCTGGTCCACTCGCAGTCGTTGCTCCAGCGCAGGAGGAAGCTGCGGCGGCGCCGGACGGTGGCCGGCGTTCCCGGGCAGCTGCGCGACTTCGCCTTAG ACTCGGACGACTCCCCCGGCTCCCGAGAACGCGGCGTGACGGTCCACGCCGGCTCGGACGTCAGCCCGTCCGACGAGGATCTGGCGAATCATCTGGTCACCAGAGACTCGGGTTGCCAGACCGAGGacttcctgatctcgggggcGCCTTCCCGCAGGAGAATCCGGGCGCAGCgcggccaccagggggcggcGCTGTGCTTCTCTCGGTCGGCGGGCGACATCGCGGCCCTGCGGGACGTCCCCGACGACGCGTTCGCCGCCCGGCTGCGGACCCGAAGTCTCCCCCGAGACGGCAGCCGGGCGAGGgcggacgaggacgaggacgaggcgGAGCTTTCCCCTTTCAACGGCGAGGAGGAGTTAATTCTGAAGGACGAGGAGGAAAGCGCCGACGAGCGGGCCGGGTCGGAGCAGCTTTCGACGACGCCGGAGCGGGGCCGGGCGGAGAGGGCCCGCTCGCGGCCGCCCCGCGCGGCCCACGCGGGCAGCCGCGACGTGTCGTCCGGCTCCGACACCTTCGGCAGTCCCGCGCACTCGGTGTCGGCCGCCGGCGTTTTGGGGGGGCCCGTGGACCACAAGGACGACCACCAGTCCTCCAGCGGCAACTGGAGCGGCAGCAGCTCCGCGTGCCCCTCGCAGACCTCGGAGACCCTCGCCCCGGGTACCTCTCCGCTGGCTCGCTGCGACTCGGAGCTCTCCCTGAACGCCGCCGCCCACCCCGGCGACGACCGCCCCGGCTTCACGCCGGATCCTTACGCCGGGCTCAGGACCCAGAGGGCGGGCTCCTTCTCCTCCACGGCCATGGACATCTTAGAGGAAGCGGGCGCTCCCGGGGAGGGCGAGTGGAACTACTCGCGCCCGGACCCCCCTCGTCGGCCTCGGGACCTCAGCCCCGAGTCCAACAGGGAGGCGGAGAGCAGTCTGGGCTGCCCGAGCTTCGCCAGCACGGCCACGTGCGAGAGCAGCTTCTCCGACAAGCCGCCGTCGGAGAAAGCCGACACGGCGTCTCACTACTCGGAGGACACAGAAGGCTACTACACTTCCATGCACTTTGACTGCGGGCTGAAAGGCAGCAGGAGCTTCACGTACTTCTACTCGGACCACGTGACTCTGGGGCCACGCTGCCTGTCTTTGAGGAAGCCCAAGGCCAAACCGTGTCCGCCCAGGCGCAGCTCGTCGCTCCGGACGATACGCAACGAGGAACCGAAGTTTCCGCTCTTCCGGGAGAAAAACCCGCAGCCGCTTTGGTCCAGCTCGTCGGGCCACATCGCCGAAGAGCTCCCGGGCGCGTGGGGGGCGGAGGGATCTTCGGAGCTGCCCTACTCGGGCGTCTTCAGCTCCACGGACGCGCATTCCTTCAAAGACGAGGGCGTCGTCCAGGCCGACTACGCCGACCTGTGGCTCCTGCACGACTTGAAATCCAGCGACCCGTACCGGTCTTTGTCCAACTCCAGCACGGCCACCGGCACCACGGTGGCGGAGTGCGTCAAATGGCAGGACAGCTCCGAGTCGCAGGCGTCCCGGTCGGGCTCCGGGGCCACCACCCCCTCGCTGACGCCCGCCGAGGGCGACTTCAAGCTGGCGGGCCTCGCCAGCCCCTCCAGCGGGTACTCCAGCCAGTCCGAGACCCCCACCTCCGCCTTCCCCGCCGCCTTCTTCCCCGGCCCGCTATCGCCGTCCAGCGCTAAGCGGAAACCCAAAGTACCGGAGAGGAAGTCGTCGCTCGCTTC AAGCCGGACGGACGCGGAGTTGCCCGTCGTGCCCTCGACCCCCACGGATTTAAGTGCCTTTCGCCGCGTCGGTGACGACCGGACGGCGATCCAAAATCACCAGCCAATAACCGAGTCGCCGAACGGACCTTCCCTGAGCGTCGCCCCCGCCGCGCTGCACGCCGTCCGGCTGCGATCCACCCGCAAGGAACCTGACCCCGGTCCCGATGACGGCGGCCCTTCCGCCGCCGCGTTCGGCACCCGAGCGCCGTTAGAACTTAAGAGTCCACGTTCGGCCGATCTCCGGCCGGCGGTCTCGTCCGACGACGAGCTCGTCGACGGCGAGTTGACCGCGGAAtcgtcgtcgccgccgccgGACGAGGAGGCGCAAAAGGACGCCGAGTGTTCTTTCCCGCCGCCTGATGAAGATCTCTGTGCCTCCGCGCCGAGTCTGGAACAAACGCCCGTCGCCAGTCCGGGAAGCGATGACGGAAACCGAGACTCGGACTCGGCGGGGAATCCGGCGGGAAACGAGGAAGAAGACTCTGCCGCCGAGGAGAACCCGAGCAAAG ACTCGACAGCGGCGAGCGATTCGGCGATGTCGCGGCCGGACGACGAGTCGCACGCGGAGGACGACGGCGTCTTCCCGTCGCCCGCCAAAAGTCGAACCACGGACGACCTCTTCGCCATGATCCACAG GTCGAAGAGGAAAGTGTTGGGCAGGAAGGACTCGGGCGAGCTGTCCACGAGGAACGGTCCGTCGTCTTCCGGCAGCCCGGCGCCTGCGCCCCCGTCGCCCGGCGCCGCCCGCTCCCCGGGTCCCGCCGCGTCGCCGTCGGGGGCGTCGCCCTCGGGCCCGCAGAGGGCCCCCGGCCCCATCTTCAGGAACGTCAAGAAGTCCAGCACCTCCAACGAGGAGttcaagctgctgctgctgaagaAGGGCAGCCGCTCCGAATCCGGCTACCGCATGTCGGCCGCCGAGATCCTCAAGAGCCCCGTGACCCCCAAAGGTCAACCGGCTGgcgaggaggcggcggcggaaGCGGCAGAGGCGTCCGAGGGCTCCTCGCCGAAAGCCTCGGCCTCGCCGTGCTCGTCCAGGACGGGCCGCGCCAGGATCCCGCCGCCCGCCAACAGCAGCCGCTACGCCGCGCGCGCACGCTTCTACTCGGCGCCCATGCAGGCCATCTCCGAGGGCGAGGCCGAGAACTCGGACGGCAGCCCCCACGACGACGAGCCGGCGGCGCGCCCGGGTTTCGCCTGA